The following proteins are encoded in a genomic region of Grus americana isolate bGruAme1 chromosome 5, bGruAme1.mat, whole genome shotgun sequence:
- the ARID4A gene encoding AT-rich interactive domain-containing protein 4A → MKAADEPAYLTVGTDVSAKYRGAFCEAKIKTVKRLVKVKVVLKGDNSTQLVQDDQVKGPLRVGAMVETKMPDGSFQEAVISKLTDASWYTVVFDDGDERTLRRTSLCLKGERHFAESETLDQLPLTNPEHFGTPVIGKKSNRGRRSSLPVTEDEKEEESSEEEDEDKRRLNDELLGKVVSVTCNSEKADWYPALVVSPSCNDDITVKKDQCLVRSFADSKFYSVARKDIKELDVQNLPKSESSPKKGLQEASTFLSTKGVPRNWKMDISEILESSSSDEEDGAAAETDEEEEKREEKTEEVVPEEELDPEERDNFLQQLYKFMEDRGTPINKPPVLGYKDLNLFKLFRLVYQQGGCDSIESGAVWKQIYMDLGIPILNSAASYNVKTAYRKYLYGFEEYCRSANIQFRTIHHNEPKVVEDTQKHAEPMEESVKEEQKMPPTEVKKEAEENYSSSESEKEEIELRSPRGRRRLARDATPAKKDSEEDKTQDKLKDSNKENKDIEEMPENAEKKENETPLGRKSTPKQKEKKIKKQEDSDKESDEEEERQREREEIENKGESEGEEDEEDAEPCLTGTKVKVKYGRGKTQKIYEASIKSTEIDDGEVLYLVHYYGWNVRYDEWVKADRIIWPVDKGGPKRKQKKKTKNKEDSEKDEKKDEEKQKSKRGRPPLKSTLPSNTSCSLSKTPNSEGKSGARSARNNLSDSSPLPNGTEDSGSSDSEADESSEKNLNEEFSPETSELEKSEKLHDEKLDEENPKIPHALKESDRTQVQPLETLKLEVEESEQIVQIFGNKTEQIEEIKREAEKSPKGKGRRSKTKDPCLENAKISPGSQEEVANESLGEPERLDVSSLDCKEISSTTESETEPSTKDKKLLKRKTLEQASPEKRNRRESEMEVPNIVSEERTNECTGAEECRGLNAEESLRTENEEMPSLVAESVQHGQELRNENFKRPSEENENVPLKDEDDAMPQIGPETLLCHEVDLDDLDEKEKSSSEDAVSEKPDPNASNSNPSALPPAVQSSFSVASPLTLSQDESRSIKSESDMTIEVDSVAEESQEGLCESESANGFEASTTSSNCSIAVQEREIGEKGQKRPSDSNSGTLAKKQKRTPKRTSAAAKNEKNGTGQSSDSEDLPVLDSSTKCTPVKHINASKPQKISRSPARVISPHIKDGEKDKHREKHHHQNASPRVYKWSFQLNELDNMSSTERISFLQEKLQEIRKYYMSLKSEVATIDRRRKRLKKKDREVSHTGASMSSASSDTGMSPSSSSPPQNVLAVECR, encoded by the exons TTTTTGATGATGGTGATGAAAGGACCTTGAGACGAACTTCATTATGCTTGAAGGGAGAAAGGCACTTTGCGGAAAGTGAG ACGCTTGATCAACTGCCACTAACCAATCCAGAGCACTTTGGAACTCCAGTTATTGGGAAGAAATCTAATAGAGGAAGAAGATCTTCCCTTCCTGT tactgaagatgaaaaggaggaagaaagtagtgaagaggaagatgaagataaAAGGCGTCTCAATGATGAACTGCTTGGCAAAGTTGTGAGTGTGACTTGTAATTCTGAGAAGGCAGACTGGTATCCAGCTTTG GTTGTGTCTCCCAGCTGTAATGATGACATCACAGTGAAAAAGGACCAGTGTTTAGTTCGATCCTTTGCAGATTCCAAATT ttaCTCAGTAGCAAGAAAGGACATTAAAGAACTAGACGTTCAGAACTTGCCAAAATCTGAGTCTTCTCCtaaaaaag GGCTACAGGAGGCAAGCACGTTTCTCAGCACAAAGGGTGTTCCTCGGAACTGGAAAATGGACATCAGTGAAATTCTGGAGTCCTCTAGCAGCGATGAGGAagatggagctgctgcagaaactgatgaagaggaagaaaagagagaagagaaaactgaagaagtAGTG CCTGAGGAAGAGCTTGATCCTGAAGAGAGGGACAACTTCCTCCAACAGCTTTACAAGTTTATGGAAGACAGAG gtACTCCTATCAATAAACCACCTGTTCTGGGCTACAAGGACCTTAATCTCTTCAAACTTTTTAGACTGGTCTATCAGCAGGGTGGGTGTGACAGT ATTGAGAGTGGTGCTGTATGGAAGCAAATTTATATGGACCTTGGCATTCCTATTTTGAACTCGGCTGCTTCCTACAATGTGAAAACTGCTTATAGAAA GTATCTTTATGGTTTTGAAGAGTACTGCCGTTCTGCAAACATTCAGTTTAGGACCATCCATCACAATGAACCAAAAGTGGTAGAAGACACACAGAAACACGCGGAACCAATGGAGGAAAGTGtaaaagaggaacaaaaaatgCCCccaacagaagttaaaaaagaagcagaagaaaattattccagcagtgaaagtgaaaaagaagaaatagaactAAGATCCCCAAGG GGACGAAGAAGACTTGCCCGTGATGCAACCCCTGCTAAAAAAGATAGTGAAGAGGATAAAACACAAGACAAATTAAAAGacagtaacaaagaaaacaaagacataGAGGAAATGCCCGAgaatgctgaaaagaaagaaaatgaaactccactagggagaaaaagtacaccaaagcaaaaagagaaaaaaattaaaaagcaggagGATTCTGATAAAGAGTCcgatgaagaggaagagaggcagagggagag GGAGGAAATTGAGAACAAAGGAGAATCAGAAGGtgaagaggatgaggaggacGCAGAACCCTGCCTGACTGGAACCAAAGTGAAAGTAAAATATGGACGTGGAAAGACTCAAAAAATTTATGAAGCCAGtattaaaagcacagaaattgaTGATGGAGAAGTTTTATATTTAGTTCATTACTATGGTTGGAATGTAAG ATATGATGAATGGGTGAAAGCTGATCGGATTATCTGGCCTGTGGACAAAGGAGgaccaaagagaaaacagaagaaaaaaacaaaa aataAAGAAGACAGTGAAAAGGATGAGAAGAAGgatgaagagaaacaaaaatcaaagcgTGGACGACCCCCTCTGAAATCCACTCTTCCATCAAACACATCTTGCAGTTTATCCAAAACACCTAATAGTGAAGGTAAATCAGGAGCCAGAAGTGCACGGAACAACTTGTCAGATTCCTCACCATTACCAAATGGAACAGAAG ACTCTGGCTCATCTGACAGTGAAGCAGATGAATCATCTGAAAAGAATTTGAATGAAGAATTTTCTCCAGAAActtcagaactggaaaaaagtgaaaaactaCATGATGAGAAGCTAGATGAAGAAAACCCAAAGATTCCTCATGCATTGAAAGAAAGTGACAGGACTCAAGTACAGCCATTAGAAACACTGAAACTGGAAGTTGAAGAAAGTGAACAAATTGTTCagatttttggaaataaaacagagcaaataGAAGAAATCAAAAGAGAGGCTGAAAAATCACctaaaggaaaagggagaaggagcAAGACAAAAGATCCCTGTTTAGAGAACGCAAAGATTTCACCAGGAAGCCAAGAAGAGGTGGCAAATGAATCTCTTGGAGAACCTGAAAGATTAGACGTGTCTTCCTTGGACTGTAAAGAGATTTCCAGCACTACTGAAAGTGAAACAGAACCTTCTACAAAGGATAAGaagcttttgaaaaggaaaactttggAACAGGCATCACCTGAGAAGAGAAATCGACGAGAGAGTGAGATGGAAGTGCCAAATATTGTATCTGAAGAGAGGACCAACGAATGTACTGGAGCAGAGGAATGTAGAGGGCTGAATGCTGAAGAGTCCCTCAgaactgaaaatgaggaaatgcCATCCCTGGTAGCAGAATCAGTTCAGCATGGTCAAGAGCTGAGGAATGAGAACTTCAAACGTCCGTCTGAAGAAAACGAGAATGTTCCCTTAAAAGATGAGGATGATGCAATGCCTCAGATTGGTCCTGAAACTTTGCTCTGCCATGAAGTAGACTTGGATGACTTGGAtgaaaaggagaagagcagtAGTGAAGATGCAGTATCAGAAAAACCAGACCCTAATGCTTCAAATTCAAATCCATCTGCCTTACCCCCTGCTGTCCAGTCAAGCTTTTCGGTGGCCTCACCTCTTACTCTTAGTCAGGATGAATCACGCAGCATCAAGAGTGAAAGCGACATGACTATTGAAGTTGACAGTGTGGCAGAAGAGTCTCAAGAAGGTCTCTGTGAAAGCGAGTCTGCTAATGGATTTGAAGCCAGCACTACATCAAGCAACTGTAGTATAGCCGtgcaagagagagagattggAGAGAAAG GTCAAAAAAGACCCAGTGATAGTAATAGTGGAACACTGGCAAAAAAACAAAAGCGTACTCCAAAGCGAACAAGTGCTGCAgccaaaaatgaaaagaatggaACAG GACAAAGTAGTGACAGTGAAGACCTTCCTGTCCTGGACAGTTCAACTAAATGTACTCCTGTAAAACACATAAATGCATCCAAACCACAGAAGATTTCTCGATCACCTGCAAGAGTGATTTCACCTCACATCAAAGATGGAGAGAAGGATAAACACAGAGAGAAACACCACCACCAGAACGCTTCTCCTAGAGTATACAAATGGAGTTTTCAGCTCA ATGAACTAGATAATATGAGCAGCACTGAAAGGATCTCCTTCTTACAAGAAAAACTACAGGAAATACGAAAATACTACATGTCCTTGAAGTCAGAAGTAGCAACCATAGACAGGAGAAGAAAAcgattaaaaaagaaagaccgAGAAG TGTCACATACAGGAGCGTCCATGTCATCTGCTTCATCAGACACTGGAATGAGTCCGTCATCATCTTCTCCTCCACAAAATGTGCTTGCTGTAGAATGCAGGTGA